The DNA window AGGAACGAGGAGCTGAACCTGACGGTGAACCGTCTCCAGGACACCCAGACCCAGCTCATCGCCCAGGAGAAACTCGCCTCCCTCGGTACGCTGACGGCCGGCATCGCCCACGAGCTGAAGAACCCGCTCAACTTCATCAACAACTTCGCCGAGCTGGTCAATGAGATGGCCCGAGATCTGGATGTCCTCCTCGACAAGGAGCGCGAGCGGATCGACGCGGACACGCTGCAGGAAGTCGACGGCACGCTGACGGAGATCCACAGCGCCGCGTCGAAGATCAACCAGCACGGCAAGCGGATCAACCAGACCATCAACGGGATGCTCCTCCACGCCCGCGGCTCGGCAGGGGTGCGGGAGAGCGTCGACCTGAACACGCTCGTGTCGGAGAGCGCCACGCTCGCCCACCACGGGATGAGCAGCACCCAGAACGGCCTCTCCATCACCATCGACGAGCACTACGATCCGGAGGTGGGGAGCATCGAGGTGTCGCCGCCGGAGCTGACCCGCGTGTTCATCAACCTCATCAACAACGCCTTCTACGCCGTCTGCGAGAAGCGGAGGACGAGCGACGAGTCCTACACGCCGGTCATCGAGATCCGCACCCGCTCGCTGGAGCGGAGCGTCGAGATCCTCATCCGCGACAACGGCACGGGCATCCCTCCGGACATCGTGGACAAGGTGTTCAACCCCTTCTTCACGACGAAGCCCCCGGGGGAGGGAACGGGCCTGGGCCTCTCGATCAGCCGCGACATCATCCGCGGCCACCGCGGCGACATCCTCATCGAGACGCGCCCCGGCAAGTTCGCCGAGTTCATCGTCAGCTTGCCGAGGATCTCGCGGCGCCCTGCGATGTGACGAGGTACGCCTCCACGGCCTCGATCAAGCGCGCCACGGTGCTCACCTCCGCCGTCAGCGCGACGTTCAGACCGCGCCGCATCGCCGCCGCGGTGGTGATCGGACCGATGCTCGCCAGGAGCACCGGCGCGAGCAGCTCCGGAGCGCGCGCGCCGAGCAGCTCGCACAAGCTGTCGACGGTGCTGCTCGACGTCAGCAGCGCGACGTCGATGGCACGTGCCTCCAGCGCCGCGATCAGCGCGCCCTGCTGCGCCGCCGGGACGGGGTGCGTCTCGTAGACCGGGACCACGTCGACCTCGCACCCCACCTGCCGCAGCCTGTCCGGGAGCAGCTCCCGGGCGACCAGCGCCCTCGGCAGCAGCACCCGCACCGGCGCCAACGCGTCCGGCGTCGTAGCGTTCGGTGCCGTCGTGTTCGGTGCCGTCGTGTTCGGCATGTGCTGCGCATGGCGCGCATGGGCGCGCAGCCGTGCCGAGAGGAGCGGATCGTCGAGGAGCGCCTGGACGAGCCCCTCGGCACGGAACTCGGTGGGCACGATGTCCGCCTTCACCCCCCGCGCTTCGAGCGCCGCGGCCGTCCCGGCGCCGACCGCAGCCACGCGCGCGGTCCCGAAGGCGCGGGCATCTCGACCGAGCTGCGTCAGCTCGGCGAAGAACCGCTCCACCGCGTTGTCGCTGGTGAAGATCACCAGATCATGAGTGCCCACTGCGCGCGCGGCCGCCGTCACCCGCGCCGGGTCGGGCGAAGGCCCGATCGCGATCGTCGGCAGCTCCACCGCCTCTGCGCCGCGCAGCCGCAGCTGCCGCGCCGCGCCGCCGGACTGCCGTCGTGGTCGGGCCACCAGCACCCGCTTGCCGAAGAGTGGGCGATTGTCGAACCAGCGCAGCGTCTCGCGCAGCCCGACCACCCGGCCCACCACGATGATCGCCGGACTCCCGAGCTGCGCCTCGCGCACCAGCGCCGGCAGCTCGGCGAGCTGCCCGGTCACCACCCGCTGCTCGGCCCGCGTCCCCCACTGGATCACCGCGACCTTCGCGTCCGGCGCGCGCTTGCCGGGGCCCAGCAGGCCGGCGACCACCGTCTCGACGGCGTTCATGCCCATCAGCACGCAGATGGTGCCGCGCACGCTGGCAAGCTCGCTCCAGTCGTAGGGGGCGCCAGCGCGGTTCACGGCGCTGACCATGATCACGCTCGACGCCAGATCGCGGTGCGTGAGGGAGATGCCCGCATACGCCGCAGCGCCGAGTGGCGAGCACACGCCGGGCACGATCTCGAAGGGGAGCCCGGCCCGGGCCAGAGCCTCTGCTTCCTCGGAGCCGCGTCCAAAGAGGAACGGGTCGCCGCCTTTCAACCGGACCACGCTGCGGCCAGCGCGTGCGAGCACGCAGAGCTCGGCGTCGATCGCCGCCTGCTTCGCGTCCTTGGACATCCGGTCATGGCCTCGCTTGCCCACGTACCGCACCTCGGCGTCGGGCCTGACCTGCGCGAGCAGCGATGGGTGCACCAGCTCGTCGTGCAGGACCACGTCGGCCGTGGCGAGCAGCTCCACCGCACGCACCGTCATGAGGTCTGGATCACCAGGACCCGCCCCGACGAGATACACCACACCAGCGCGCGCCTCCCCCGATGTGCTCGGGATGCGCGCCCCCTTCCCGAGCGCGTCAATTTCCTGCTCACGGCCCATCGTGTGCGCCTGGCTCCTCTTGCAACCCCTGCAGTGTGCGCATAAAGCCCGCTGCTCCCTGGTTGACGCCATGCATTACGAACCACCGATAGCACCCACCGGGTGGTGGGAAGGGCAACCAGAGGAGGCAGCGTGTCTCATGCGCTCGGTCAAGCTGCTGACGGGGGCGGTGTCCGGGGGAATCTCGGATCGGTGGTATGTCGCCACGGAGGACGGCTCCGTCGGTCCGGTGAGCATCGAGCTGCTCGCGCGAGGCATCGCGAGCGGGAAGGTGCCGCTGGATTGCCAGGTCCGCAATGAATCGTGGACGGTGTGGTGCCCGCTCTCCGACATCGCGCTGGTGACGGTGGCCCCGCCCCCCCCGGCCACGGACGAGGTGCCCACGGCGCAGTTCCGGGGGAATGCCGCCGTGCAGCTCCCGGCCTTGACCTGGACGGGCCCTCCGCCTGCGGAGGCCCAGGCCCTGCGGGAGACACGGCTCCCGCCGCCTCCGGACACCATCGACACGGTCGAGGAACCGCACGGGCAGTCGTTCGACGACGCCGCGCCGAGGTCCCGTCTCGCCGACGGCTCCGAGCCTGCCGCGCGCTCCTCCGAGGGCTCCGAGCCTGCCGCGCGCTCCTCCGACGACTCGGGGCCGGAGGCGTCCCTCTCGGACGACTCCGAGCCGGACACACGCCCCACGCTCCCGCACATCCCCGCCTGGATGGCCGGGCCGCCGTCCGAGCCCGGACGCGACTCACGTCCCACCTTGCCGAGGTACGTTCCCACCGCCACCTACCGCTCCTGACGGGTGGCCTCCGCTCTCGCTTGAGAGGCTTCCGCCAGCGTGATACCGGCCCGAGGCCTGCATGGGCCTGCTCCAAGGCTACCTGTCCGCGCTCAAGCCGCTCGACGTGGAGGAGCCGATCGACGTCTACGTCCATCGGCCGCCCGCCTACCTGCTCGCCCGGCTCTTGCTGCCGACGCCCGTCACGCCCGACCAGGTGACGATCGCG is part of the Chondromyces crocatus genome and encodes:
- the cobA gene encoding uroporphyrinogen-III C-methyltransferase, producing the protein MGREQEIDALGKGARIPSTSGEARAGVVYLVGAGPGDPDLMTVRAVELLATADVVLHDELVHPSLLAQVRPDAEVRYVGKRGHDRMSKDAKQAAIDAELCVLARAGRSVVRLKGGDPFLFGRGSEEAEALARAGLPFEIVPGVCSPLGAAAYAGISLTHRDLASSVIMVSAVNRAGAPYDWSELASVRGTICVLMGMNAVETVVAGLLGPGKRAPDAKVAVIQWGTRAEQRVVTGQLAELPALVREAQLGSPAIIVVGRVVGLRETLRWFDNRPLFGKRVLVARPRRQSGGAARQLRLRGAEAVELPTIAIGPSPDPARVTAAARAVGTHDLVIFTSDNAVERFFAELTQLGRDARAFGTARVAAVGAGTAAALEARGVKADIVPTEFRAEGLVQALLDDPLLSARLRAHARHAQHMPNTTAPNTTAPNATTPDALAPVRVLLPRALVARELLPDRLRQVGCEVDVVPVYETHPVPAAQQGALIAALEARAIDVALLTSSSTVDSLCELLGARAPELLAPVLLASIGPITTAAAMRRGLNVALTAEVSTVARLIEAVEAYLVTSQGAARSSAS
- a CDS encoding DUF4339 domain-containing protein; its protein translation is MRSVKLLTGAVSGGISDRWYVATEDGSVGPVSIELLARGIASGKVPLDCQVRNESWTVWCPLSDIALVTVAPPPPATDEVPTAQFRGNAAVQLPALTWTGPPPAEAQALRETRLPPPPDTIDTVEEPHGQSFDDAAPRSRLADGSEPAARSSEGSEPAARSSDDSGPEASLSDDSEPDTRPTLPHIPAWMAGPPSEPGRDSRPTLPRYVPTATYRS